TATTACGTCGAATATGGACTTGACCAAGCGCGTAAAAATATTCTACCCGGACGAAATAGGGGTGCTGGGTTTCTACTTTAATAACATGATCGCGGAACTCGAGGGTGCGTATAACCAGATTAAGAACTACGCCTACCAGACCGTACTTGCGAAAAAACGCGAAGAAAGGATACGTTTCATATTCCAGAAGTTCGTGCCGCAGGAAGTCATCAACCAGGTATTGAATCTCGCCTCCGATTCGATGCTGATCGGCGCGCGCCAGAAAGTGAGCGTATTTTTCTCGGATATCCGCGGGTTCACGACTATATCGGAAAGCCTGAAACCGGAGGAACTGGTTCTATCGCTGAACTCCTATTTCGATAAGATGGTGCGGATTATCATCAGCCGCCACGGTACGGTCGATAAGTTTATCGGCGACGCTATTATGGCAATCTTCGGCGCGCCGTTAGTCCGTCCCGATGACGCGGAGAGCGCGGTGTATTCGGCTATTCAGAATACCGACGCATTGGAGGAGTTTAACAAGGGACAGCGCGCGACCGGAAAAATCGAGTTCCATATCGGAGTAGGGATTAATACCGGGGACGTGATAGTCGGAAATATCGGGTCGGAGCAAAAGATCGACTATACGGTTATCGGCGATACGGTCAACCTCGCGTCGCGTCTGGAAGGACTGACCAAGATGTACCATGTCCCGATAGTCATCAGCGAATTCACGAAGGATGAGATTCCCGCCGGAAAATTCTATTTCCGGGAGCTGGATACCGTTCGCGTGAAGGGAAAAAATAAACCCGTGAAGATATATTGTCCCTATATGCCGGAAGCGGCGAATCCGAAAATGGAATATTATAAAAAGTTCCATGAGACCCTCAATCTGTATTACGATGGGAAATTTTCGGATGCTAAAACGAATTTTGTCAGACTGTCTCAGGAAAGGCCGGAAGACGAGATATGCCAGTTATATATCGAACGCTGCGAGTACTTGATTAAGAACCCTCCCAAGGAATGGGAAGGTGTCGAAACTATGCATACCAAGTAAGGGGAACGGAATGGCCGAAATATTGTGGACGGAGGAGTTTTTTAACAACACCGTCAAGCAAGTCGATAAAGAAGAACTATTCAAACGGTTGAAGGACGAAACCAGCGAAGAAGAGATGCACCAGGTCGAATTGAATAAAGACTATCCCCTTTTTAAGGACCTGTTCGGAGTAAAAATCGAATACGGCACTTTACGCGTCCAACGTATTATTATGGAAGACGTACTCAAGCTCCTCAATAGTTTCGTTAAAGTGATAAAATCGGGTTCCAAGCACCGATTCGACCCGATCAATAACATCGAGGGTATTGAGTTTATCGCTCACCGTTTCGGTCTGGAGCATCCC
Above is a window of Brevinematales bacterium DNA encoding:
- a CDS encoding HAMP domain-containing protein, which translates into the protein MKIRGKIRYKILLVVIPILILTAAFLGVTSYFSAKNGITGIAKEFLGFKLQDIYKYAAQQNNFVKNMDLTSDPTIFINTKKSVGDYASTVINSPTGGFVGVTMSNLLEVNTVSNFNAEDATNLVAKFEGKTSGWVEFDSRGKQWVGVFIDFSDWNLVFTILEARNTFYKNVNEIVDFLVIILSASLVISTILLLFFIARITTPINRFVNTIQDITSNMDLTKRVKIFYPDEIGVLGFYFNNMIAELEGAYNQIKNYAYQTVLAKKREERIRFIFQKFVPQEVINQVLNLASDSMLIGARQKVSVFFSDIRGFTTISESLKPEELVLSLNSYFDKMVRIIISRHGTVDKFIGDAIMAIFGAPLVRPDDAESAVYSAIQNTDALEEFNKGQRATGKIEFHIGVGINTGDVIVGNIGSEQKIDYTVIGDTVNLASRLEGLTKMYHVPIVISEFTKDEIPAGKFYFRELDTVRVKGKNKPVKIYCPYMPEAANPKMEYYKKFHETLNLYYDGKFSDAKTNFVRLSQERPEDEICQLYIERCEYLIKNPPKEWEGVETMHTK